The following proteins come from a genomic window of Sebastes fasciatus isolate fSebFas1 chromosome 6, fSebFas1.pri, whole genome shotgun sequence:
- the anxa3a gene encoding annexin A3a encodes MSLWDDLEDCVDTPSSFEAKNGERGTIKPKSNFDPGDDAVALRKAIEGMGTEEKVLIDILTHRSSAQRQQICEAYQEATGRTLVEDLKGDTSGDFGNLLVALASSPAVYDCHEVMRAMKGAGTADCVLIEIFASRSNEQIKALTDVYLEETEKKLTLDMRDEVSGDFSTALLLLAEGKRDDNTTVNNAKAKDDAKTLYEAGEKKWGTDESQFVEILCQRSIPQLRKTMVEYKNISGKTLQQSIEGEMSGELEELLVAIVKCVKSAPAYFAERLHESMKGGGTDESTLNRIMVSRSEIDLLDIRAEFKKLYEYSLHSAIESDLSGALGDCVKAICGGDDE; translated from the exons ATGTCTTTATGG GATGACTTGGAAGATTGTGTGGACACCCCGTCCTCATTCGAAGCAAAA AACGGAGAGAGAGGAACCATCAAGCCCAAATCAAACTTTGATCCAGGAGACGATGCTGTCGCTCTGAGGAAGGCCATCGAAGGAATgg GCACCGAAGAGAAGGTTCTGATCGACATCTTGACCCATCGAAGCAGCGCTCAGAGGCAGCAAATCTGTGAAGCTTATCAGGAAGCCACCGGCAGA ACGTTAGTGGAGGACCTGAAAGGAGACACCAGCGGTGACTTTGggaacctgctggtggcgcttgCCTCGTCTCCTGCAGTGTACGACTGCCATGAAGTGATGCGGGCCATGAAG GGAGCCGGGACGGCAGACTGCGTCCTGATTGAAATATTTGCCTCCAGATCCAACGAACAAATCAAAGCTCTCACTGACGTCTATCTGGAAG AAACAGAGAAGAAGTTGACCCTTGACATGAGGGATGAAGTTTCTGGAGACTTCTCCACCGCTCTGCTTCTCCTGGCCGAG ggcAAGAGGGACGACAACACCACAGTAAATAATGCGAAAGCAAAAGACGACGCCAAG ACCCTTTACGAAGCCGGGGAGAAGAAATGGGGCACCGATGAATCTCAGTTTGTCGAAATCCTCTGCCAGAGAAGTATACCTCAGCTGAGAAAAA CTATGGTTGAATACAAGAACATCAGTGGAAAGACTCTGCAGCAAAGCATCGAAGGGGAGATGTCCGGGGAGCTGGAGGAGCTACTGGTGGCCATCG TGAAATGTGTGAAGAGCGCCCCGGCCTACTTTGCAGAGCGCCTGCATGAGAGCATGAAG GGTGGTGGAACAGACGAGTCCACTCTGAACCGGATCATGGTGAGCCGGTCTGAGATCGACCTGCTGGACATCAGAGCCGAGTTCAAGAAACTCTACGAGTACTCGCTGCACTCCGCCATCGAG TCGGATCTGTCGGGCGCCCTGGGGGACTGTGTGAAGGCCATCTGTGGAGGAGACGACGAATAA